One Silene latifolia isolate original U9 population chromosome 4, ASM4854445v1, whole genome shotgun sequence DNA segment encodes these proteins:
- the LOC141652144 gene encoding mini zinc finger protein 1-like yields MMKKRQMVVKREKEELRRRSYNNNNNDNNASVVGYGECLKNHAASIGGYAVDGCTEFMASGAQGTPNALLCAACSCHRNFHRKLVENEVVCDSSSP; encoded by the coding sequence ATGATGAAGAAGAGGCAAATGGTGgttaaaagagagaaagaagaacTGAGAAGACGAagttataataataacaataatgacaaTAATGCATCGGTCGTAGGATATGGAGAATGCCTAAAGAATCATGCAGCAAGTATAGGAGGTTACGCAGTTGATGGTTGCACAGAGTTCATGGCTAGTGGAGCTCAAGGCACGCCTAATGCTCTCTTATGTGCTGCATGTAGCTGCCATAGAAATTTCCATAGGAAATTGGTTGAAAATGAGGTAGTTTGTGATAGTTCTTCTCCTTAA